In the genome of Pirellulales bacterium, the window CCTGAATTTACCCCCTGAAAGCTGACAACGCAAGGAATTAGTGACCTGATTGACAACGCCCCGCGCCCGGGCCAGCACATTTTAAGGAATTGATGACCTGGCAACGACAATTCAGCGCATAAAAAACCGCCGCGCTCCCAATCATGGCTCGCGGCGGCATGGGGTCGAATTTACTTATGCTGGCTTAGGTGTGCCCTGGTCAGCAGAAGGCGTTGGCGTCGCTGCCGGTGCTGACTGCATGCCGGAATTACCCCGCCGGCGACGTAGGATATGGGCAATCAGTGTGGAGGAGTCAGGACTAGCGGCGGAAATACCAGGTTGGCTGGCAACGCCACTCACTTGAACATCCGTGGTTGTGCATAGACCGGCGACCAATAACGTAGCGGCAAACAAAATCCTGTTTCGCATACAAACCTCCATTTTCTAGGGAAACAAATTACCGGGCGCAGCCGCAATGTAGTCAATCGAGGTCTGGTTGACAATGCCCCGCGCCCGGGTGCTAAATGAGGCGTATTCACCGGTTAATCAAAAAGCCCTTGCCGACGGGCAAGATTCTCTGGTCTGTTGCGAACCTATATTTAAGGGTGTGCCTGAAGGTCGTTGGATTGGCTTGCGGCGGCGGGGGATAGGCAAGCTGTTAAGTCACGGATGCAACACAAAAAGGGGAGTTTATGAAATCACTGGGGTTGCTGATCGCTGCGGCTGTGGCATTCATCGTACTGTTTGTTGCGATGGGGTCGTGGGGGACCATTGAGGCGGGGCATCGCGGCGTGGTGCTGCGGATGGGGGCCGTTACCGGCGAAATCAAGGGCGAAGGGCTTTACGGAAAAACACCGTTTCTGGAACGCGTGGTGCCGATGGACGTGCGGATGCAAAAGGAACAGGTGGAAACCGAGGGGGCCAGCAAAGATTTGCAAAGCGTGAAAACCGTCGTGGCGCTGAATTTGAGCGTGCTGCCCGACAAGTGCGCGCTCTTGTATCAAACCATTGGGCCCGATTATTTAGAGACGATGGTCGGGCCGGCCATGCAGGAAAGCATTAAGGCGGTGATTGCCCAATACACGGCCGAAGAATTGGTTTCGAAGCGGGAAGACGTGCGCGAGGCGATTGCGAAGTTGATTGCCGAGAAGCTAAATCCGATCGGGCTGAAAATCGAGGCGTTGAATATTGTGAACTTTGATTTCAGCGCGTCGTTCAATCAGGCCATCGAAGCCAAAGTCACGGCGGAACAAAACGCCCTGGCCGCGAAAAATCTGCTCTCTCAAAAAGAATTCGAGGCCCAGCAGGCCGTGGCCGTAGCCAAAGGCAAGGCCGACGCCATGCAGATTGAAGCTAACGCCCTGC includes:
- a CDS encoding prohibitin family protein, with protein sequence MKSLGLLIAAAVAFIVLFVAMGSWGTIEAGHRGVVLRMGAVTGEIKGEGLYGKTPFLERVVPMDVRMQKEQVETEGASKDLQSVKTVVALNLSVLPDKCALLYQTIGPDYLETMVGPAMQESIKAVIAQYTAEELVSKREDVREAIAKLIAEKLNPIGLKIEALNIVNFDFSASFNQAIEAKVTAEQNALAAKNLLSQKEFEAQQAVAVAKGKADAMQIEANALRDNPMILQLRALEKWDGTLPKVTSGAVPFIDVGKFTDKGAK